In one Moritella sp. 5 genomic region, the following are encoded:
- a CDS encoding TIGR04219 family outer membrane beta-barrel protein produces the protein MKKQLLALTLLTGFSNGAAADMLGTYFGADVWQSGVDGTITYKNESAVTSYEDTYNYRMYVKFEHPIPLIPNAAVSFSNVDVEGSSAGENINLKTIDFTLYYEFLDNDIVSLDAGLTWRQLDGSFESGSTDVSFSGPLPMGYAYAEVGLPMFPLKAFAMVNAIGITGDVYGDAEIGLAFKLNPGYVLDWSIRAGYRIQQLDFKVDDVKADATIDGVFVGFEGHF, from the coding sequence ATGAAAAAACAACTACTTGCACTAACTCTTCTTACCGGTTTTTCGAACGGCGCAGCTGCTGATATGCTTGGTACCTATTTTGGTGCTGACGTATGGCAATCAGGCGTTGATGGAACGATTACATATAAAAATGAATCTGCAGTTACTAGTTATGAAGATACTTACAACTACCGTATGTATGTGAAATTTGAACATCCAATTCCACTCATTCCAAATGCTGCAGTTAGTTTCTCAAATGTAGATGTTGAAGGTTCTTCAGCGGGTGAAAACATTAACCTTAAAACGATTGATTTCACTCTGTACTATGAATTCTTAGACAATGACATTGTGTCGCTAGATGCAGGTCTAACATGGCGTCAACTGGACGGTTCTTTCGAAAGTGGTTCGACGGATGTGTCATTCTCAGGTCCATTACCTATGGGTTATGCTTACGCTGAAGTTGGCTTACCTATGTTCCCACTGAAAGCCTTTGCAATGGTAAATGCGATTGGTATCACGGGTGATGTATACGGCGATGCTGAAATTGGTCTTGCTTTCAAATTAAACCCGGGTTACGTACTTGATTGGTCTATCCGTGCTGGTTACCGTATCCAACAACTTGATTTTAAGGTTGATGACGTGAAAGCTGATGCAACCATTGACGGTGTATTTGTTGGTTTTGAAGGTCACTTCTAA
- the hemL gene encoding glutamate-1-semialdehyde 2,1-aminomutase, whose protein sequence is MSKSSQLFTQAQAIIPGGVNSPVRAFNGVGGSPLFIQRAEGARIYDVDGNAYIDYVGSWGPMILGHNHPAIKSAVLAAVENGLSFGAPTEIEVIMAQKVQAMVPSMAQIRMVSSGTEATMSAIRLARGYTNRDKILKFEGCYHGHADSLLVKAGSGALTLGQPSSPGIPADFAKHTLTATFNDLASVESLFSEYPEDISCIIVEPVAGNMNCIPPQAGFLQGLRSICDKYNAVLIFDEVMTGFRVATGCAQAHYQVEPDLTTLGKVIGGGMPVGAFGGKLEIMQHIAPTGPVYQAGTLSGNPIAMAAGLAALTEIDKPEVAAQLSASTKQLAEGLKAAAARQNIALAVNYVGGMFGFFFTDQAEVTGFEAVCKCDTERFKQFFHLMLAEGVYLAPSAFEAGFLSTAHTSADIETTIEAAERCFAKLA, encoded by the coding sequence ATGTCTAAATCAAGCCAACTTTTCACGCAAGCTCAAGCTATTATTCCTGGTGGTGTTAACTCACCAGTGCGCGCATTCAATGGCGTTGGTGGTAGCCCACTCTTTATTCAACGTGCCGAAGGCGCGCGTATCTATGATGTAGACGGCAATGCCTATATTGATTATGTTGGTTCGTGGGGGCCGATGATTTTGGGTCATAACCATCCAGCAATCAAATCTGCTGTATTAGCGGCGGTTGAAAACGGATTAAGTTTTGGTGCACCAACCGAAATCGAAGTGATCATGGCACAGAAAGTACAAGCGATGGTGCCTTCTATGGCACAAATACGCATGGTTAGTTCAGGTACAGAAGCAACAATGAGTGCAATCCGCCTAGCGCGTGGTTACACAAATCGTGACAAGATCTTAAAATTTGAAGGTTGCTACCACGGCCATGCTGACTCACTACTGGTTAAAGCAGGTTCTGGCGCATTAACCTTAGGTCAACCAAGCTCACCAGGTATTCCAGCTGATTTTGCTAAGCATACACTGACAGCAACGTTCAATGATTTAGCATCGGTTGAATCGCTATTCTCTGAATACCCAGAAGACATCTCTTGTATCATTGTAGAACCTGTTGCGGGCAACATGAACTGCATTCCACCACAAGCAGGTTTCCTACAAGGACTGCGTAGCATTTGTGATAAATACAATGCAGTGCTTATCTTTGATGAAGTAATGACAGGTTTCCGTGTTGCAACGGGCTGTGCACAAGCACACTACCAAGTAGAACCAGACCTAACGACATTAGGTAAAGTAATCGGCGGCGGCATGCCAGTTGGCGCGTTTGGCGGTAAACTTGAAATCATGCAACATATTGCTCCAACGGGTCCGGTATACCAAGCGGGTACATTGTCGGGTAACCCAATTGCAATGGCGGCAGGTCTTGCTGCATTAACCGAAATTGATAAGCCAGAAGTGGCTGCGCAATTAAGCGCAAGCACCAAACAATTAGCAGAAGGCCTAAAAGCGGCAGCTGCACGTCAAAACATCGCATTGGCTGTAAACTACGTTGGCGGTATGTTTGGTTTCTTCTTTACCGACCAAGCTGAAGTCACTGGTTTTGAAGCTGTATGTAAGTGTGATACTGAACGCTTCAAGCAATTCTTCCACTTAATGTTAGCTGAAGGTGTTTACCTTGCACCGTCTGCATTTGAAGCCGGTTTCTTATCAACTGCGCATACCAGTGCCGATATTGAAACAACAATTGAAGCGGCTGAACGTTGTTTTGCTAAACTAGCGTAA
- a CDS encoding DUF6776 family protein codes for MFKIIKPRYIVLLALAILLGYGFSYLKGMESAANIIMKDDEILRLSSDLAETSKIKAQVEVELQTSQILVDQLTEQQRILFNENAELKRELVFYRRIMAPEDVINGVKLESLTFIPEVSEDYYFMQLVLMQVQKKKRHIKASADLFFYGSLDGEPVEYRWNELVDKKQQKLSFSFRYFQVVEGSIKFPLGFVPERVAFVGKVKGNRWNSGVNLKQSFDWSAVLQTSDSISG; via the coding sequence ATGTTTAAGATTATTAAACCACGTTACATCGTATTATTAGCGCTCGCTATATTATTAGGTTATGGCTTTTCTTATTTAAAAGGCATGGAGTCAGCAGCAAACATAATCATGAAAGATGATGAAATTTTACGGCTCAGTAGTGACTTAGCGGAAACGAGTAAGATCAAAGCACAAGTTGAAGTTGAACTACAGACCTCGCAAATATTAGTGGACCAACTAACCGAGCAGCAACGTATTCTATTTAATGAAAATGCTGAGTTAAAGCGTGAGTTAGTTTTTTATCGACGAATCATGGCGCCGGAAGACGTCATTAATGGCGTGAAATTAGAAAGCCTGACATTTATTCCCGAAGTCAGCGAGGATTATTACTTTATGCAACTTGTATTAATGCAGGTACAAAAGAAAAAGCGCCACATTAAAGCCTCTGCTGATTTATTTTTTTACGGTAGCCTAGATGGAGAACCAGTGGAGTACCGTTGGAATGAATTAGTGGATAAAAAACAACAAAAATTAAGTTTCTCATTTCGTTATTTCCAAGTGGTGGAAGGATCAATTAAGTTTCCGTTGGGGTTTGTACCCGAGCGCGTTGCATTTGTGGGGAAGGTAAAGGGGAATCGTTGGAATTCTGGCGTTAACTTAAAACAAAGTTTTGATTGGAGTGCAGTATTACAAACCAGTGACTCTATCTCTGGGTAA
- the erpA gene encoding iron-sulfur cluster insertion protein ErpA, translating into MALPIHFSDAAAARVKELITEEENLALKLRVYVTGGGCSGFSYGFTFDEKINFGDTVIEKNSVTMVVDSMSLQYLVDGTVDYIDGLEGSRFLVNNPNATTTCGCGSSFSI; encoded by the coding sequence ATGGCATTACCAATTCACTTTAGTGATGCAGCGGCAGCAAGAGTAAAAGAATTGATCACTGAAGAAGAAAACTTAGCGCTTAAATTACGTGTGTACGTTACAGGTGGTGGTTGTTCTGGTTTCTCTTATGGTTTTACATTTGATGAAAAAATTAACTTTGGTGACACTGTCATTGAAAAGAACAGTGTGACTATGGTTGTAGACTCAATGAGTCTACAATATTTGGTTGATGGAACAGTTGATTATATTGATGGCTTAGAAGGTTCACGTTTCCTCGTAAACAACCCGAACGCAACAACAACATGTGGTTGTGGTTCAAGCTTCTCAATCTAA
- a CDS encoding disulfide bond formation protein B, producing the protein MTNNLSRQLNALGAIALSLVLGFAFYSQIAENILACPLCLLQRVGFIAVLFGLLCNIIFGPRMIHYSAMLAGALLGAAVALRQVSLHVIPGTPHYGAPFLGIHFYTWAFITFAVIIAGTAIMMAFSAQYEKVKYVPFSMQTGIAKIAIIAVILITASNMLNAFAECGPYECPGDPVSYWLFR; encoded by the coding sequence ATGACTAATAATCTATCTCGCCAGTTAAATGCCCTTGGTGCTATTGCATTGTCATTAGTACTTGGATTTGCATTTTATTCACAAATTGCAGAAAACATACTAGCTTGCCCTCTTTGTTTATTGCAACGTGTTGGCTTTATCGCTGTGTTGTTCGGCTTATTATGTAATATAATTTTTGGCCCTCGAATGATACATTATAGCGCTATGCTTGCAGGTGCACTTTTAGGTGCAGCAGTCGCATTACGTCAAGTATCTCTACACGTAATTCCAGGAACGCCACACTATGGTGCTCCTTTCTTAGGCATACATTTTTATACTTGGGCATTTATTACTTTTGCTGTAATCATAGCTGGAACAGCTATAATGATGGCTTTCTCTGCTCAATATGAAAAAGTTAAATACGTACCTTTTTCAATGCAGACTGGTATAGCTAAAATAGCTATTATCGCAGTAATCCTCATAACAGCATCAAACATGCTGAATGCATTCGCCGAATGTGGACCATACGAATGCCCAGGTGACCCTGTAAGTTACTGGCTATTCAGATAA
- a CDS encoding DUF5993 family protein produces MMALIFALYLVSMVFALKGKRVWSFYGFIFSLLVSAFWFSHHATDTLQILL; encoded by the coding sequence ATGATGGCATTAATCTTTGCCCTATACCTAGTGAGCATGGTGTTCGCATTAAAAGGGAAGCGGGTATGGTCATTCTATGGATTTATATTTTCATTGCTCGTGAGCGCATTTTGGTTTTCACATCATGCAACTGACACGCTACAAATTTTACTTTAG
- a CDS encoding DUF423 domain-containing protein, which produces MQNNRLKYFLIIGSLLMFTNILVGTLGAHLWHSQLVLNNGVANFATARDYLFIHTLSLLFLALLDNKFIAGRFNWIAGLQLMSIITFSGSLILYALTGEKWLSSITPFGGSGLMLSWLLLVWRAFKIK; this is translated from the coding sequence ATGCAGAACAACAGACTCAAGTATTTCCTTATCATCGGCTCATTATTAATGTTTACCAATATTCTTGTCGGTACACTAGGAGCGCATCTATGGCACTCTCAACTGGTACTGAATAACGGTGTTGCCAATTTTGCGACGGCACGAGACTATTTATTTATTCATACTTTAAGCCTGTTATTTTTGGCTTTATTGGATAATAAGTTTATCGCAGGACGATTTAATTGGATCGCGGGACTACAATTGATGAGTATTATTACGTTCAGTGGTAGCTTAATCTTGTATGCCTTAACGGGTGAGAAATGGCTAAGTAGCATCACGCCTTTTGGTGGCAGCGGCCTGATGTTGTCTTGGTTATTATTGGTTTGGCGCGCATTCAAGATAAAATAA
- a CDS encoding porin has protein sequence MKKTLLALVLPSLFASTVGAAEVYSDKGQSVNVYGRAYAGHDFSGEDKNANYGNDSYIRIGAKLKSDISDSLSAFGRYELQWDLADGEKQEKTKTRLAYIGLKSEVGAFSFGRQYGAVSLVSDITDTAYTNAYGGNLGVGTDHDGTGRDNSLLKYSNKFGGLQLDSSYRFDDNQDDSKSDAAYGLGAAYTLDFGLTLAAGYNASSPTDDYDASIFLVGASYETGPVKFAATYSQGSEFLAEGEDHTGYELTAEYKINKQLRAQILYNAQETEDTKSSAKADSVDDLVFGVRYDFNKSFRTVAEYRINGIKGMDDDFHLAARYSF, from the coding sequence ATGAAAAAAACATTACTTGCACTTGTATTACCAAGCTTATTCGCATCAACTGTTGGCGCAGCTGAAGTTTATAGCGATAAGGGTCAATCAGTTAACGTCTACGGTCGTGCTTATGCAGGTCATGACTTTAGCGGTGAAGACAAAAATGCTAATTATGGTAATGATTCTTACATACGTATTGGCGCTAAATTAAAATCAGACATCTCTGACTCACTATCGGCATTTGGTCGTTATGAACTACAGTGGGATCTCGCGGATGGCGAGAAACAAGAAAAAACGAAAACCCGCTTAGCGTATATTGGTCTTAAGAGTGAAGTTGGTGCATTCAGCTTCGGTCGTCAATATGGTGCGGTTTCATTAGTATCAGATATTACTGATACGGCTTATACCAATGCATATGGTGGTAATCTGGGTGTCGGTACAGACCACGATGGTACAGGTCGTGATAATAGCTTATTAAAATACAGTAATAAATTTGGCGGACTACAATTAGATTCGTCATATCGTTTTGATGATAACCAAGATGATTCAAAAAGTGATGCCGCTTATGGTTTAGGCGCTGCATATACACTTGATTTCGGCTTAACACTTGCTGCAGGTTATAACGCAAGTTCTCCAACTGATGATTATGATGCATCAATCTTCTTAGTGGGTGCTAGCTATGAAACGGGTCCTGTTAAATTCGCTGCTACGTACTCTCAAGGTTCTGAATTCTTAGCTGAAGGTGAAGATCATACTGGTTACGAATTAACGGCTGAATACAAGATAAATAAACAATTACGTGCGCAAATTTTGTATAACGCACAAGAAACTGAAGACACAAAATCATCGGCTAAAGCAGACTCTGTTGATGACCTCGTATTCGGTGTCCGTTATGACTTCAACAAAAGCTTCCGTACTGTTGCAGAATACCGGATTAATGGCATTAAAGGTATGGATGACGATTTCCACCTCGCTGCACGTTACAGCTTCTAA
- a CDS encoding sulfurtransferase TusA family protein, giving the protein MQQLDLSRYACPLPLIKVKLWLKQAELGTEIIVLLTDPGSRQDIPKFLISTGQDVAELENSPLMLRIKVTKLTPHLSLTQHNTQFKGNNNL; this is encoded by the coding sequence ATGCAGCAATTGGACTTAAGTCGCTACGCTTGCCCTTTACCACTTATTAAAGTGAAGCTATGGTTAAAGCAAGCTGAGCTTGGCACCGAAATCATCGTATTACTGACCGATCCTGGTTCTCGTCAAGATATACCTAAATTTTTAATCAGTACTGGTCAAGACGTCGCTGAGTTAGAAAACTCGCCATTAATGCTACGTATTAAGGTGACGAAGCTAACGCCGCATTTATCCCTAACACAGCACAACACTCAATTTAAAGGCAATAATAATTTATGA
- a CDS encoding AI-2E family transporter: MISVVSRWYQERFSDPHAVTLFLLLVFGFSVIYFIGGLITPFLVAVVLAYLLDWPLIQLMRLGLSRTWATVIILMLFVTMMVMLTLGLVPTVWHQGVNLVKAMPTMLKEGQEFLLMLPKENPDVFNEELIKAALLTLQEHIVGSGEAIVSASFASLFDLAAILIYSILVPLLVFFMLKDKRILVNSLVKILPQNRRLAMEVWTEMNGQITNYIRGKVFEIIIVGFSTWLVFFFTDLQYAALLAVLVGFSVLIPYIGAAAVTVPVIVVGLFQWGLTPEFTYMMIAYGVVQALDGNLLVPILFSEAVNLHPIAIIMSVLLFGGLWGFWGVFFAIPLATLVKAVFNAWPKRIAEEV; this comes from the coding sequence ATGATCTCTGTCGTATCTCGCTGGTATCAGGAACGTTTTTCTGACCCGCATGCCGTCACTTTATTTCTCCTGTTAGTATTTGGCTTTTCGGTTATTTATTTTATTGGCGGATTAATTACACCTTTCTTAGTCGCTGTTGTGTTAGCTTATTTACTGGATTGGCCATTAATACAGTTAATGCGTTTAGGGTTATCCAGAACTTGGGCCACGGTGATCATTCTAATGTTATTTGTCACCATGATGGTGATGCTCACATTGGGCTTGGTACCAACCGTATGGCATCAAGGTGTGAACCTGGTTAAAGCGATGCCAACGATGCTTAAGGAAGGTCAGGAATTCTTACTGATGTTGCCGAAAGAAAATCCAGATGTATTTAACGAAGAATTAATCAAAGCGGCGTTACTGACTTTGCAGGAACATATCGTCGGGTCTGGTGAAGCGATTGTTAGCGCTTCTTTTGCGTCGTTATTTGATCTTGCCGCGATCTTGATCTACTCAATTTTAGTACCGCTATTAGTGTTCTTTATGCTTAAAGATAAGCGTATTTTGGTGAACAGTTTAGTTAAAATATTACCACAAAATCGTCGGCTGGCGATGGAAGTTTGGACCGAAATGAATGGTCAAATTACGAATTATATTCGTGGTAAGGTATTTGAAATTATCATTGTTGGTTTTAGCACTTGGTTGGTGTTCTTCTTTACCGATTTACAATATGCGGCGCTGCTCGCTGTATTGGTTGGTTTCTCGGTATTAATTCCTTACATTGGTGCTGCCGCTGTGACCGTTCCTGTGATAGTCGTGGGTTTATTCCAGTGGGGATTAACGCCAGAGTTCACTTATATGATGATTGCTTATGGGGTTGTTCAGGCACTTGATGGTAATTTGTTGGTGCCAATTTTGTTCTCTGAAGCGGTGAATCTACACCCTATCGCAATCATTATGTCGGTATTATTATTTGGTGGTTTGTGGGGGTTCTGGGGCGTGTTTTTTGCGATCCCATTAGCGACCTTAGTGAAAGCTGTGTTTAACGCGTGGCCTAAACGAATCGCTGAAGAAGTTTAA